The Methanospirillum lacunae region AGAGAAGGTGGACCGATATCAGTAGCAATTTCATCATACAGTGGATCTCCCCCTGAAGAAAACCCGACCAGTGGCTCCTCATACGCCCTCTCATTTGCCTGGTTTCTCAGACTGTTTGCTGGTGAATCCCTACAAAATTCTCTGATACTTCCTTCCAGAAAACTGGCTGGATTTGTGTGTAAATTTTCTGGCTTCATGATGGGTCAGTTCTGGATCCGGCCGTAGCCGGGTGGTTAACTGCACCCGGACCAGCCACAGTGCTTGCAGATCCCCTGATTGCATCCTTCCCCGAAATCAAGAGGCTGGCGACATTCAGGACAGAGACGTTTTTCTTCCGTTTTTGTAATCGACCAGTCTTCGAGCGTAGTGATACTCTGGTGCTTTGCTGCGAGATCAATGCACCGGCCCACCACGTCTGCACACGACACTCCCTCTGATGATGAATTTTTGATGGCAGAAACACAGTTCACTTTGCCGAACTGTCTTACAAATTTCTGGTATGGCACGCCACTCTGAAGACCGGTACTGATAGCTCGTCCGAGGGCGCTGCTATTTGCATCACACCCACCAATCCCCACAGTTCTGATAAACACCTCGATGGGTTTTCCTTCAAGAAGATTAACAGTAACATAAAGACGGCAGCATCCTGACTGACAAATGTAGGTCTTACCAGAGAGCTCCTTTGGTCGTGTCATATTAAGTGAAGGAATCTTCTCAGGAAGGTTGCGACCATCATCAGCCTTGAGTTCGGGTACCGGCTCGTTCTTATCGGTTTCACCGCTTAGGGCCAGGACAACCGTCTCCCTACTTCCTGTTCTGTATATCGTGATACCTTTCAGATCGAGTTTCCATGCCATAAGCAGGGCTTCTTCGCAGTCATCACGTGTTGCAGAGGAAGGCATGTTGATGGTTTTGCTGATAGAAGCGTGGACATATTTCTGGAATGTGGCCTGCATCAGGATATGATCTTTCCATGAAATATCCAGGGCTGTACGGAAGAGTACCCTGAATTCATCAGGGAGCCAGGCGAGATCCTGAATGGTTCCTGTCTTATGGACGTGACTGATCACATCCTCAGTTCGTTCTTTCAGTTCATCTCCGGTCAGGTGCATACTGGAAAGAGTCTGGACAAGAGCTTCTTTGAAGACAGGGTTGACGATAACAAAAGTTTTGCCTACCGTGTTCTTTCTGGTGTAAGCAAAAGAGAATATTGGTTCTATTCCACTGGAACATCCAGCCAGAAGTGAGATGGTTCCAGTAGGCGCCACTGTGGTCATGGCAGCGTTGCGGACCGGGTACTCTTTCCAGATGCTCCCATCCCATGCTGGAAAGGGTCCAAGGGATGATGCCAGGATCCGAGATTCATCAACAGCGGTCCTGGTGAGTTTCTCCATTATCTGTTCACACCAGGATCTTCCTTCTGGAGAATCATATGCGATACCCAGCCTGAGCAGAGCATCGTGAACCCCCATTACACCAAGTCCTATCTTTCGTGTTTTCAGGGTTGCTTCTGCAATCTGTGGAATGGGATAGATATTACGTTCGATGACAGTGTCAAGGAACCTCACTGCCATCCTGACCGTCTCTTCCAGTAGTGGTTCGTCCAGGATGCCATCTTTGATGCAAGCGTCAAGGTTGATACTACCGAGGACACAACTCTCGAATGGAAGAAGTGGTTGTTCTCCACATGGGTTGGTTGTATCAATATCACCCAGTTGTGGAGTGGGATTTCGTTTGTTGATCTCATCGTAGAAGAGAATTCCTGGTTCACCGTTCTCCCAGATTCCATCAATAATCCCGTTCCAGATCTCCCCGACAGTGACCGTCTTCCCTGAATGCGGGTGGGTGAGCCAGACCAACTCGAAGGCTTTTTGTTCCACCAGATTCATGAACCGGTCGTTGACCATGACTGAAATATTGAAGTTAGCAATATCCCCTTCTTCTTTCTTGGCAGTGATGAAATCGAGGATATCAGGGTGCCACACGTTGAGAATCCCCATGTTGGCACCTCTCCGACGGCCTCCCTGTTTGATGACATCAGTTGCTGCATTAAAGACTCGCATGAATGAAACAGGTCCTGATGCTACCCCATCAGTGGAACGTACCGGCGACCCCTCAGGTCTGATGTGTGAAAAGTTGTATCCTGTTCCCCCACCAGTCTTGTGAATTATTGCACCCTGTTTCATGGCCTCAAATATCCCGTCTATTGAGTCCGGGACCGGGAGGGTGAAACAGGCAGAGAGTTGACCAAGGCCGGTGCCGGCGTTCATAAGGGTGGGGGAGTTTGGAAGAAACCGAAGTGAAATCATCGCTTCAAAGAACCTGTCCTGTTCAGCTTTATCATCAGCGAGAGCATGAGACACTCTATGGCAGATATCTTCGAAGGTATGTTCTCCTTGGCGGAGATATCTGGCAGAAAGAATATTATCGACAACGGGGGAGGAAGTCACAACATAAATATTGGATGTGAGAGGATTTGAGTAAACCCCACTACCTTTTTGTACCCGAATTGTGGGTTATGTGATCTCAAACCAGGACGCTGCAAAACTACTCATGAGGATAAAAATCAGGGATATACTATATATGGACATCTGGGATTGCAGAAAGGATCGGTTGTTTTTTGCTCTTATGGATTATTTTGAGAGTAATTCCCGGTGTCTGTTAGTACTGCTGTTTCCCTGGTATCACTCCTCTTACTCCGCCTCTGGGGTCTTTCATATCCCCGGAGTACCGGGGAATAAGATGGATATGCAGGTGCATGATTGTCTGGCCAGCAGCAGAACCATCGTTGATCCCGATGTTGTATCCATCAGGGTTAAACGTTTCATCAAGATATGATTTCGCTACCCTTATTAGATTCCAGAGTGCAGAGAGTTCTGTCTCAGTAGCCTCAAAAACAGATTTGAAATGACGTTTTGGGATAATCAATAGGTGTCCTGGAGAAACCGGATTTTTATCATACCTGGCATAGACTTCATGGTTTTCCAGAATAGTTTCTTCTGGTCCGGGTGTGCAGAAGATACAGGATTCAGTTATCATAATCGTTGCTCAATCTATAGATAATAACCATGATATCCGATATTTGATCACAGATTTCACATTCATTGGTATAATGTCATTTAAAATAATTTGATCCACAAAAAACTCTGGCTATTGTTTCTAGACTAACATTAACTTTCACACCCTTGAGCATTTGCTCTACCTTTTTTGCCCTGATTGTCCTTGTATTACTCATAACAGAGAAATCCGAATATCATAACTTACGGCATACCATCCATGAATCAGTCTAATATTACCCTCAAACGAAGATTATCACTTCTTCTCTTTGTAATTATTCTCATCTCGACCGCATCAACAGGTATAGGTGTAGGGCTTTACTCATACAAGCAGAATCTTGATTTAATTGATAGTACTATTTCAAGTGTTCAGCAGGAAACCCAAGATAGATCAGAGGCGTTTTTTCTCATTCTTGCCGGTGCTGAACCGTCAATAGATTCTGAAATGGGCAGAGGTCTGCCTGCTATCTCTAAAGATATCGGAGCACTGAACAAATCCGTTTCTTTTGTCACTGCCCGGGATCTAAAACCGATAGCTGAGCGGAATAATGTCGATGACATCTATTTGATCAATGGGTCTGGTGTAATCTTCTCCACAACATACCCAGAGGATCAGGGATTTGATCTAAAAACCGTCGGGCTTGAATCATTCCTGAAAAATATCCTGAATTCAGGGAACTCCTCGATGGATCGGGCGGCGGTAAATGCACTGAACGGGGAAGTAACGAAGTATGCCTATTACAGCGAGCCCGGTAGCGATTACATCATCGAAACATCGGTTCAACTCCGAAAGGCACTAGTCAGAACCCTATCGCAGGATTTCACCTCGTTTCTGATGGATGATTTCCTCCCAAGAATTCAGGAGGAGAACCCCTTTGTTCTCGATGTTGATCTCTTCTCATCTAATACTCTGAGTCAGTACTCTCTGATCCATGAAGGGAGAAAGATGGATCCAGAGATCTACATGCAGGTCTATGATAAGGGAGAAGTCAGGATTCTCTCCGGGAATAACCTGACAGTCTATACACATTTTAGACCGAAGGAGAAAGAAGCAGATTATACTGGGAATCTGACCAGCATGATTGTCTATGATATAAGCATGCCTGGGAGGGTATTGTTTGAAACAGCCTGGCACACTCTTGTCATTCTGATCCTGATAACTCTCATTGCATTTCTTGTATCTGGCCGGCTTTTTGATCGTTTGGTTGTGTATCGTCTTCATACCATTCTCAATGGATTGCACCGAATCGGTGAGGGAGATTACTCTGTGAAGATAGATGATTCAGGCACTGATGAATTTTCCCGGATTGCCAATGAGATCAACCGGATGTCAGGATTGATCCTTGCTCGTGAAGAGGAACTGAAAAACCTGAGTCGTGATCAGGAAGGAGTGCCGGATCTTTCATGTGCCTCTCAGAAATGAGAGGCAGTGTCTGATTCCCATGATAATCTGGGCCGGTCCGGTTGCTTATATCGGTGTACCTCAATAATTTTCTCTTCCTGTAATATGACCAGCCGGTGTAATGTAACCCGGAATGGGTGTGGATAATCAATCCCCTTGTTTAAAAACGAAAAATAAATCAGATTGCTGCCTGGAGAATAGTAATCCTTACTCCTGATTCATAGATGCGGGTAATCTGAATCTCTGCAGATATGTTGCCTCCAGGTATGGTAAGGACAGCGGGAGTTGAATCAATCCTGTATGTTGAGACTCTTTCAGGCGAATTAACCTTCACTTCGTATACATGGGTGGTATCTTTTGTGCCCTGATCAGGTCCTTCAGCTTGTATCTTGATGGAATTAGTATCAGGATCATATGTAAGAGTCATGCCTGGCTCCTGGGAACTTACGATCTCCTGCTTTTGCCACAATTTGATCCCTGATTCTTCAGTTGGAACCTGTGTTATCTGGGGTGTGGCTTTGTTAGGCTTAGGAATCGCCTCATAATTCAGGAGTCTGGGCTCCTGCCCTGCCTGTATCTGATTTAAAGGAATTAGAGCCTGTGAAAGACCTGGAACTTTTGTGATCTTTACGTGGTCAGATATCGGTGCAAAGGGAATAATATCTACAATGATTAGGGCAAAAAGGACCAGACAGATTGTAAACCCGATGGACAACGCCAACTGGGGAACTGTCATGTGGGTCTTCCCATTCCTGACTTCCGGTTCTTTCACATCGATCCAGCGAACCTGACGGGCAAGGTTTTCAGGTTCCTGTCTTATCTTCTCCTCGGTAAGGAGAGAGGTTCCATGAGCAGTCTTCTCCCACTTGTATGCCTTTCCCGCGGCAAGTTGGATCAGTCCCTTCCATGCGCCGATGCTCATAAATGTCCAGTAAATCGGAGAGAACAACGAATAAATTAGAAGATCCTTCTGTTTCTCTTTCCAGGTGGCCAGAAGCATCATCACCAGAAAGAAGAGGTTGCCGATGATCAGGTTGAAGACCGCGATTGCTGCAAACGGCCAGAAATCAAACCAGCGTGAGAAATACTCGGGGATGATAAACCCTGCAACAAACACTCCCCATAGAAACAGGTTCATGAGGGGCAGGTAGAAGTTGCCTCCGAATCCGGTCTGGAAAACGAGAAAATTTTTTAGCCCGATATCCCGGTATACTTTTACCGGGTGACGCATCGTCACAAACCATGTGATAACAAACCCTTTGACCCACCGTGATCGCTGTTTGATCCATGAACGGACACTGGTCACTGCTTCTTCATAGGTATGAGAGTTCAATACCCCGGTCTTGTACTTCTTTCTGGCAATCCGCATC contains the following coding sequences:
- a CDS encoding adenosylcobalamin-dependent ribonucleoside-diphosphate reductase; this translates as MTSSPVVDNILSARYLRQGEHTFEDICHRVSHALADDKAEQDRFFEAMISLRFLPNSPTLMNAGTGLGQLSACFTLPVPDSIDGIFEAMKQGAIIHKTGGGTGYNFSHIRPEGSPVRSTDGVASGPVSFMRVFNAATDVIKQGGRRRGANMGILNVWHPDILDFITAKKEEGDIANFNISVMVNDRFMNLVEQKAFELVWLTHPHSGKTVTVGEIWNGIIDGIWENGEPGILFYDEINKRNPTPQLGDIDTTNPCGEQPLLPFESCVLGSINLDACIKDGILDEPLLEETVRMAVRFLDTVIERNIYPIPQIAEATLKTRKIGLGVMGVHDALLRLGIAYDSPEGRSWCEQIMEKLTRTAVDESRILASSLGPFPAWDGSIWKEYPVRNAAMTTVAPTGTISLLAGCSSGIEPIFSFAYTRKNTVGKTFVIVNPVFKEALVQTLSSMHLTGDELKERTEDVISHVHKTGTIQDLAWLPDEFRVLFRTALDISWKDHILMQATFQKYVHASISKTINMPSSATRDDCEEALLMAWKLDLKGITIYRTGSRETVVLALSGETDKNEPVPELKADDGRNLPEKIPSLNMTRPKELSGKTYICQSGCCRLYVTVNLLEGKPIEVFIRTVGIGGCDANSSALGRAISTGLQSGVPYQKFVRQFGKVNCVSAIKNSSSEGVSCADVVGRCIDLAAKHQSITTLEDWSITKTEEKRLCPECRQPLDFGEGCNQGICKHCGWSGCS
- a CDS encoding HIT family protein; this translates as MITESCIFCTPGPEETILENHEVYARYDKNPVSPGHLLIIPKRHFKSVFEATETELSALWNLIRVAKSYLDETFNPDGYNIGINDGSAAGQTIMHLHIHLIPRYSGDMKDPRGGVRGVIPGKQQY
- a CDS encoding methyl-accepting chemotaxis protein, producing MNQSNITLKRRLSLLLFVIILISTASTGIGVGLYSYKQNLDLIDSTISSVQQETQDRSEAFFLILAGAEPSIDSEMGRGLPAISKDIGALNKSVSFVTARDLKPIAERNNVDDIYLINGSGVIFSTTYPEDQGFDLKTVGLESFLKNILNSGNSSMDRAAVNALNGEVTKYAYYSEPGSDYIIETSVQLRKALVRTLSQDFTSFLMDDFLPRIQEENPFVLDVDLFSSNTLSQYSLIHEGRKMDPEIYMQVYDKGEVRILSGNNLTVYTHFRPKEKEADYTGNLTSMIVYDISMPGRVLFETAWHTLVILILITLIAFLVSGRLFDRLVVYRLHTILNGLHRIGEGDYSVKIDDSGTDEFSRIANEINRMSGLILAREEELKNLSRDQEGVPDLSCASQK